The Nostoc sp. 'Lobaria pulmonaria (5183) cyanobiont' genome window below encodes:
- a CDS encoding alpha/beta hydrolase has translation MKYFYRLLISLSGCLIFLLVHSGLGLLPSLAAEKVTVRYGLFEQSIPVADIRNYGETQKVSADLQSFLHYLSPKDKQKFQEALQVKMSLDIVALDKLINTGMGKQILSFASGAIARRDRASIQALRSAIIIGARSPEGLGITSFLQAYPSNQLVVDVSKIQKLAGMANFSSSSADAPPKDDVSSSPLGKIALQYQTLAAQDKQFSGCLFGDSISAGLGNTLGSGTFNFGLNGLSTISLLEQLKSLIPTKVKCEKAIIAIGGNDALYKISDELFSKNLQEAIALLRTMGTKEIFLIPAFYSTVAASSDPTVAAPLARVEQINVLINQVAETEKVPVAAAGLAPLYENNVLKENLTSDGDHLNAEGLKIYRQALLQILGK, from the coding sequence ATGAAATATTTCTATCGTCTTCTAATAAGCCTATCTGGGTGCTTAATATTTTTACTGGTGCATAGTGGACTTGGTTTGTTACCTAGTTTGGCCGCTGAAAAAGTTACTGTCAGGTACGGATTGTTTGAGCAATCGATCCCGGTGGCAGATATACGCAACTATGGCGAGACACAAAAGGTTTCTGCCGATCTGCAATCTTTTCTACATTACCTCAGCCCTAAGGACAAACAGAAGTTCCAAGAAGCCCTTCAGGTGAAAATGTCGCTTGATATTGTGGCTTTAGATAAGCTGATAAATACAGGAATGGGCAAGCAAATTTTATCTTTTGCTTCTGGTGCGATCGCTCGTCGCGATCGAGCTAGTATACAAGCACTACGATCGGCCATTATCATCGGAGCAAGATCGCCAGAAGGTCTAGGAATAACCAGCTTTCTACAAGCCTATCCCAGTAATCAATTAGTTGTTGATGTGTCAAAAATTCAGAAGCTAGCGGGTATGGCAAATTTCTCTTCTAGTTCTGCTGATGCGCCGCCGAAAGATGACGTAAGTTCTTCACCTTTAGGGAAAATTGCACTGCAATATCAGACACTCGCCGCCCAGGATAAACAGTTCTCAGGTTGCTTATTTGGCGATTCTATTTCGGCTGGACTTGGCAATACCCTTGGGAGTGGTACTTTTAATTTTGGATTAAATGGTCTGAGTACAATCTCGTTACTAGAACAACTCAAAAGTTTAATTCCTACCAAGGTTAAATGCGAAAAAGCCATTATTGCCATAGGTGGAAATGATGCTTTGTATAAAATTAGTGATGAGTTATTTAGCAAAAATCTCCAAGAGGCGATCGCACTTCTTCGCACAATGGGAACTAAAGAGATTTTTCTGATTCCGGCTTTTTATTCGACAGTTGCAGCAAGCTCAGATCCAACTGTAGCAGCCCCACTTGCTAGAGTTGAACAAATTAATGTTTTGATTAATCAAGTTGCTGAAACAGAAAAAGTACCAGTTGCCGCAGCCGGACTAGCACCATTATATGAAAATAATGTTCTTAAAGAAAATTTGACCAGTGATGGCGACCATCTGAATGCAGAGGGTCTGAAAATTTATCGGCAAGCATTATTACAAATCCTCGGTAAGTAA
- a CDS encoding DUF2301 domain-containing membrane protein has product MTTQTLSAPEVYQGQFGEFTITQSDRTGVIIYRAGLMVAALSFAIGSALILLNNNPTVVTALTPLYACFSLALGVSLFTIHIYMASLHRALQVFWAIGSITSVILAITSSEPLALAVYNQPITLFGVGFIFVALTGIYFKEAFCFNRLETKVLTPIVPLLLLGHLVGILPTQGEGILLGTWAILFLVFALRKTVQAIPADIGDKSVFNYLKEQRLAKV; this is encoded by the coding sequence ATGACTACACAAACACTCTCTGCACCAGAAGTTTATCAAGGTCAGTTTGGGGAATTTACAATTACTCAGAGCGATCGCACTGGTGTAATTATCTATCGCGCTGGCTTAATGGTAGCAGCACTAAGCTTTGCGATCGGCAGCGCCTTGATTTTACTCAACAATAACCCAACTGTTGTAACTGCACTTACACCTCTATATGCTTGTTTCAGTCTCGCTCTTGGTGTAAGTTTATTTACCATCCATATCTACATGGCATCACTGCACCGAGCATTGCAAGTTTTTTGGGCGATTGGTAGTATCACATCAGTGATTCTGGCAATCACTAGTAGTGAACCTTTAGCTCTTGCTGTTTACAATCAGCCAATTACCTTATTTGGGGTTGGTTTTATTTTCGTAGCTTTGACAGGTATTTATTTTAAAGAGGCTTTTTGCTTCAATCGGCTGGAAACCAAAGTATTAACCCCAATTGTACCGCTACTGTTGTTAGGACATTTGGTGGGAATTTTACCAACTCAGGGAGAAGGCATTTTATTAGGAACTTGGGCAATATTATTTTTAGTATTTGCCCTCCGAAAGACAGTACAAGCAATTCCTGCTGATATTGGAGATAAGTCTGTGTTTAACTACTTGAAAGAACAACGTTTAGCTAAGGTTTAA
- a CDS encoding VOC family protein translates to MVQVAKIGHAGFKTPDVEAMLAYYTEILGFTLTERGSDGAVYLSCAVDHHTIILYPSTESGHNHFAFQIDSSQTLKQAAKQLRDAGIQVEQKTDAQPGIPELLEFCDPEGHTLQLYSTIQQVSHGFRETAIVPEKLGHVAMYVHDVHKCVDFYQNMLGFRVSDWLEDSFVFMRCNQDHHTMNFLQSKQQKMFHIAFQLRDWAHIQTACDFLVRHNITPLWGPVRHGIGHNIATYHKDPDKNIVELFTEIDIMLNEVGYFEPRPWHEDFPQRPKVWKDTPQAVAHWGGLPPKELME, encoded by the coding sequence ATGGTACAAGTAGCAAAGATAGGTCATGCTGGATTTAAAACGCCAGACGTAGAAGCTATGCTGGCATACTATACAGAAATTCTGGGGTTTACTCTGACCGAACGAGGCTCTGATGGAGCTGTCTATTTAAGCTGTGCAGTAGATCATCATACAATCATTCTCTATCCCTCGACAGAAAGCGGTCATAATCACTTTGCTTTTCAAATTGATAGTAGTCAGACACTGAAACAGGCAGCGAAACAACTGCGTGACGCAGGCATCCAGGTAGAGCAAAAAACAGATGCCCAACCAGGGATACCGGAACTGCTTGAGTTTTGCGATCCTGAAGGACATACTCTCCAGCTATATTCAACCATTCAACAAGTCAGTCATGGGTTTCGAGAAACAGCCATCGTCCCTGAAAAATTAGGGCACGTCGCCATGTATGTGCATGATGTCCATAAATGTGTTGATTTTTATCAAAATATGTTAGGCTTTCGCGTGTCTGACTGGCTCGAAGATAGCTTTGTCTTCATGCGATGCAATCAGGATCACCATACTATGAATTTTTTGCAGTCTAAACAGCAAAAAATGTTCCATATTGCCTTTCAATTACGAGACTGGGCACATATACAAACCGCTTGTGATTTTTTGGTAAGGCACAACATTACGCCGCTTTGGGGGCCGGTACGCCACGGGATAGGACATAACATCGCTACGTATCATAAAGATCCCGACAAAAACATAGTCGAACTATTTACCGAAATAGATATCATGCTCAACGAAGTCGGATATTTTGAACCGCGACCCTGGCACGAAGATTTTCCTCAAAGACCAAAAGTATGGAAGGATACTCCGCAAGCCGTGGCTCACTGGGGCGGATTGCCACCCAAGGAATTAATGGAGTAA
- a CDS encoding pentapeptide repeat-containing protein, with the protein MPPDYSGQNLRGRSFKGQNLTGANFSKADIRGANFTKAILKDADFTGGKAGLQRRWTIGLLIASWLLSGISGFFSILVGVLVAYILDIKSTQNVIIGIVSLIWILVFCIITIRKGLTAGLGAFAGAFAFAFAGGFAGAFAGGFAEAVAGVAAGAAAAAGAFAGAAAAAVAGAAAGVGAVAAAAAVAVAAAVAGAAAVAVAVAGAFAGAFAGAFAGAFAGAFAGAFTLFSAYIGWRSLMGDEKDAWIRSFALAFAATGGTSFHNANLTDADFTGATLKNTDFRKANLTRTRFYEAKKLDFARVDDTILTKLAVIKLLVTGNGRGKSYARANLKGANLIGADLKEANLKDVDITEATFQGACLERANLTLAQAVGTNFTSAQMTGACVEAWNIESTSKLDNIDCRFIYLLEHPKPETEDRERRPSSGEFQPGEFTKLFEEVLNTVDLIFRDGINWKAFVNAFQTVQNQNEDTELALQSIENKGDGVVVVKVGVPDGADKEKIHSDFAQSYQLTLQAVEEKYKAQLQAKDEQIVVYRQQSGEMAEIVKLLANKPINVQVDNKVENKNMTNSNDASRKIEIGSVGRDFNASGQALNLGDISGTVTNTINQLPASPEPEKPGIKELLTQLQAAIEADTNLPQEDKAEALEQVKALAEAGKSPQEGAMQKAAKTAIKILKGTISSLPSATKLVEQCSNLLPLISNFLGLG; encoded by the coding sequence ATGCCGCCAGACTACTCCGGTCAAAATCTCCGAGGTCGCTCTTTTAAAGGTCAAAACTTGACTGGAGCCAACTTTAGCAAGGCAGATATTAGAGGGGCAAACTTTACCAAGGCGATTCTTAAAGATGCTGACTTCACAGGTGGTAAGGCTGGACTACAGCGACGTTGGACTATTGGGTTGCTTATAGCCTCGTGGCTGCTATCGGGAATATCAGGGTTTTTCTCAATCTTAGTTGGTGTATTGGTCGCATATATTTTAGATATCAAAAGCACTCAAAACGTCATCATCGGGATAGTTTCCCTAATTTGGATACTGGTTTTTTGTATTATTACTATTCGTAAGGGTTTAACAGCAGGTTTAGGAGCCTTCGCCGGAGCCTTCGCCTTCGCCTTCGCCGGAGGCTTCGCCGGAGCCTTCGCCGGAGGCTTCGCCGAAGCCGTCGCCGGAGTCGCAGCCGGAGCCGCAGCCGCAGCCGGAGCCTTCGCCGGAGCCGCAGCCGCAGCCGTAGCCGGAGCCGCAGCCGGAGTCGGAGCCGTCGCCGCAGCCGCAGCCGTAGCCGTCGCCGCAGCCGTAGCCGGAGCCGCAGCCGTAGCCGTCGCCGTCGCCGGAGCCTTCGCCGGAGCCTTTGCCGGAGCCTTCGCCGGAGCCTTTGCCGGAGCCTTCGCCGGAGCCTTTACATTATTTAGCGCTTACATTGGCTGGCGTAGTTTAATGGGAGATGAAAAAGATGCTTGGATTCGCTCATTTGCTCTCGCCTTTGCTGCGACAGGTGGAACCAGCTTCCACAATGCCAATTTAACCGATGCTGATTTTACTGGTGCAACCCTGAAAAACACAGATTTTAGAAAAGCAAACCTAACACGCACCCGTTTTTATGAAGCAAAAAAACTTGACTTTGCCAGAGTTGACGACACCATATTAACTAAATTAGCTGTTATAAAATTACTCGTCACTGGTAATGGTCGAGGAAAATCTTATGCTCGTGCAAACCTGAAAGGCGCTAACCTGATAGGTGCAGATTTAAAAGAAGCGAATTTAAAAGATGTTGATATTACAGAAGCCACCTTCCAAGGCGCTTGTTTAGAGCGGGCAAACCTAACTTTAGCTCAAGCTGTAGGTACTAACTTCACCAGCGCCCAAATGACAGGTGCTTGTGTAGAAGCGTGGAATATTGAAAGTACAAGCAAATTAGATAATATAGATTGTCGCTTTATTTATCTTCTCGAACATCCCAAGCCTGAAACAGAAGACCGCGAACGCCGTCCTAGTAGTGGCGAATTTCAACCAGGAGAATTTACCAAGCTATTTGAAGAAGTTTTAAATACTGTTGATTTAATTTTCCGCGATGGTATCAACTGGAAAGCTTTTGTTAACGCCTTCCAAACAGTACAAAATCAAAATGAAGACACAGAATTAGCCCTACAGAGTATTGAAAATAAAGGTGATGGTGTAGTAGTCGTTAAGGTTGGTGTACCTGATGGTGCTGATAAAGAAAAGATTCATAGTGATTTTGCACAAAGTTATCAGCTGACATTGCAAGCTGTAGAAGAAAAATATAAAGCACAATTACAAGCTAAAGATGAGCAAATAGTCGTTTATCGCCAACAAAGTGGAGAGATGGCAGAGATTGTAAAATTATTAGCTAATAAACCGATTAATGTTCAAGTTGACAATAAAGTTGAGAATAAAAATATGACTAACAGTAATGATGCCAGCCGCAAAATTGAAATTGGCAGCGTTGGCAGAGATTTTAATGCCAGTGGACAAGCTTTAAATTTGGGTGATATTAGCGGTACGGTAACAAATACTATCAACCAGTTACCAGCGTCTCCCGAACCAGAGAAACCGGGAATTAAGGAATTGTTGACGCAATTGCAAGCAGCGATTGAGGCTGATACAAACTTACCTCAAGAAGATAAAGCTGAGGCATTAGAACAAGTGAAAGCCTTAGCAGAAGCGGGGAAAAGTCCTCAAGAGGGGGCGATGCAAAAGGCGGCGAAAACGGCTATAAAGATTTTAAAAGGGACAATTTCTAGTTTACCCAGTGCCACAAAGTTGGTTGAACAGTGCAGCAATCTATTGCCGTTGATTTCAAATTTTTTGGGTTTAGGGTGA
- a CDS encoding ElyC/SanA/YdcF family protein, which yields MRRKNRRCQKFPKIKLTKRQEMWTLTAQGWAIAIALIVYLIFFTITHVHSFLAVTSPIQSAEVLVVEGWLPDYAIEKALTEFKNGSYHQIITTGGTLGRGSYLTGYKNFADVSADTFIKLGLEAEKVVAVPTPFVVKDRSYASAAEFERWLSNSNLKIESINLFSLDVHARRSWFLFKKILTPQINVGVIAATTQDYNPNKWWGSSEGVRTVLDEGIAYLYARFLNWKA from the coding sequence ATGCGGAGAAAAAATCGTCGGTGTCAAAAATTTCCCAAAATCAAACTAACCAAACGCCAAGAAATGTGGACACTTACGGCTCAAGGGTGGGCGATTGCGATCGCTTTGATTGTTTACTTAATATTTTTCACTATTACTCATGTACACTCATTTCTCGCCGTAACTTCCCCGATACAATCAGCAGAAGTATTAGTTGTTGAAGGATGGCTACCAGATTACGCTATAGAAAAAGCTTTGACTGAATTTAAAAACGGTTCTTATCATCAAATAATTACTACTGGAGGTACATTAGGAAGAGGAAGTTATCTTACCGGATACAAGAACTTTGCAGACGTGTCGGCTGACACTTTCATAAAACTCGGTTTAGAAGCAGAAAAAGTAGTAGCTGTTCCGACACCTTTTGTGGTTAAGGATCGTAGTTATGCATCTGCTGCTGAATTTGAGCGTTGGCTATCCAATTCAAATTTAAAGATAGAATCGATTAATCTTTTTTCCTTGGACGTTCATGCCCGTAGGAGTTGGTTTCTTTTTAAAAAAATACTTACCCCTCAAATTAATGTTGGTGTGATTGCTGCCACAACGCAAGATTATAATCCAAACAAATGGTGGGGTTCTAGCGAAGGTGTGCGGACAGTTCTTGATGAAGGTATAGCTTATCTTTATGCACGGTTTTTGAATTGGAAAGCCTAA
- a CDS encoding SAM hydrolase/SAM-dependent halogenase family protein, which produces MSNNQIDQQPLVTLLSDFGDRDVYVGIIKGVIAQINPRLTLVDLTHQIPPQDIAAARFSLMNAYAHFPMGTVHLAVVDPGVGSKRRAIAVEFTQGFLVGPDNGIFSGVLSQSLAIAAVELTNLNYWRTSQPSKTFHGRDIFAPVAANLASGVPLKQLGQEIDPVSLVNLDIGNCKQTTTGVVGCIQYIDHFGNLVSNIPASYVQGKNWYVQVAGLSVPGCETYSDVKVGEIIALVGSHGWVEIAINCGNAHSQLQINLQDALEVLFF; this is translated from the coding sequence ATGTCTAATAACCAGATAGATCAACAACCACTCGTGACTTTACTGAGCGATTTCGGCGATCGCGATGTTTATGTAGGCATAATCAAGGGAGTCATAGCCCAAATCAACCCCAGATTGACGTTGGTAGACTTAACGCACCAAATTCCGCCGCAAGACATCGCCGCAGCCAGGTTTAGCCTGATGAATGCTTATGCTCATTTCCCAATGGGGACAGTACATCTGGCAGTAGTAGATCCAGGTGTGGGAAGCAAGCGACGAGCGATCGCAGTAGAATTTACTCAAGGGTTTTTGGTCGGGCCAGATAATGGTATATTCAGCGGCGTACTTAGTCAAAGTCTGGCGATCGCAGCCGTCGAACTTACAAATCTTAATTATTGGCGAACTTCTCAACCAAGCAAGACTTTTCACGGTAGGGATATCTTTGCACCAGTGGCGGCTAATCTTGCTAGTGGTGTGCCCCTTAAACAGCTAGGACAAGAAATTGATCCAGTAAGTTTGGTAAACCTGGATATAGGCAACTGCAAGCAGACAACAACTGGTGTAGTGGGTTGCATTCAATATATTGACCACTTTGGCAACCTAGTGAGTAACATTCCAGCGAGTTACGTGCAAGGCAAAAATTGGTATGTGCAAGTTGCTGGATTGAGTGTACCAGGCTGTGAAACTTACAGTGACGTCAAAGTGGGAGAGATAATAGCTTTAGTTGGCAGTCACGGCTGGGTAGAAATTGCTATTAATTGCGGAAATGCTCACTCACAATTACAGATTAATTTACAAGATGCACTAGAAGTCTTGTTTTTTTAA
- a CDS encoding serine hydrolase, with the protein MSESSDELTAFSRRQPLNRRQPPQKVQKVVKKKVKANSQQQAANGREGTLTRPKNPISPPPIPGATRRVKSGLVMPTAVKPIPSVKGKIPPFRPGAVMVKTVRMEKPKRGQRSSRKTRLKPMAKTMLYVVRLLIVGVGMGAIVGTVLSVLDPANRISTTSAPQSNSNVARSQPQPAQTPQTASSSLYLSQEITSLKNAVQNLAATNPSLTPGVFLVDLDTGNYVDVNGSTSFPAASTIKVPILIAFFQDVDAGKIRLDEMLTMQQDMVAGGSGNLQYKPAGTQYAALEVVTKMITISDNTATNMLIAKLGGMEALNQRFRTWGLTTTTIRNQLPDLEGTNTTSPKELGNLMAIVSQGNLVSMPSRDLMLDILRRTQKDTLLPSGLGTGARAFHKTGDIGMMLADTGLIVVPTGKRYIASVMVQRPENDPRAEKLISSISRAAYQEFSQNSVTPNTTTNTVPANGYQPQVVNPALPNSTTGTAPMSIYQPPIVTPVPNGMGSTVPTNGYQSPGMNPQYYPPR; encoded by the coding sequence GTGTCAGAGTCAAGTGACGAACTAACAGCTTTCTCGCGGCGACAACCCTTAAATCGCCGCCAGCCGCCACAAAAAGTTCAAAAAGTGGTAAAGAAGAAAGTTAAAGCTAACAGCCAGCAGCAAGCTGCGAATGGACGAGAAGGGACGCTAACACGCCCAAAAAATCCGATTAGTCCTCCCCCAATCCCTGGTGCTACACGTAGGGTAAAGTCGGGGTTAGTCATGCCAACGGCAGTAAAACCAATACCTAGTGTGAAGGGGAAAATTCCTCCCTTTCGACCAGGTGCTGTGATGGTGAAAACAGTGCGGATGGAAAAGCCAAAAAGAGGCCAGCGTTCATCGCGCAAGACGCGGTTAAAGCCAATGGCCAAAACCATGTTGTATGTTGTGCGCTTGTTGATTGTGGGTGTTGGGATGGGTGCAATTGTGGGCACGGTGTTGTCAGTATTAGACCCGGCTAATCGCATCAGCACAACTTCTGCGCCCCAATCTAATAGTAATGTGGCGCGATCGCAACCACAACCTGCCCAAACTCCCCAAACTGCATCTTCAAGCCTATACCTATCCCAGGAAATTACCTCTTTGAAAAATGCCGTGCAAAATTTGGCGGCTACCAACCCAAGTCTCACACCAGGAGTTTTCTTAGTAGATTTGGATACTGGTAATTATGTAGATGTCAACGGCTCTACCAGTTTTCCAGCAGCTAGCACGATTAAAGTACCGATTCTGATTGCCTTTTTCCAGGATGTGGACGCAGGTAAAATTCGCCTGGATGAAATGCTAACTATGCAACAGGATATGGTAGCTGGCGGTTCGGGAAATCTGCAATACAAACCCGCCGGAACCCAGTACGCCGCTCTGGAAGTCGTGACTAAAATGATTACAATTAGCGACAACACGGCGACAAATATGCTGATTGCCAAACTGGGAGGGATGGAGGCTTTAAACCAGCGTTTCCGCACTTGGGGATTGACAACCACCACAATTCGGAATCAACTTCCAGATTTGGAAGGGACAAATACTACAAGTCCTAAAGAATTAGGGAATTTGATGGCGATTGTCAGTCAGGGAAATTTAGTCAGTATGCCATCACGCGATCTCATGCTCGATATCTTGCGTCGCACCCAGAAAGACACTCTGCTGCCATCAGGTTTGGGAACAGGTGCAAGAGCATTCCACAAAACGGGTGATATCGGCATGATGTTAGCAGACACAGGTTTAATTGTTGTTCCAACTGGTAAGCGCTACATAGCTTCTGTTATGGTACAACGCCCAGAAAACGATCCTCGTGCCGAAAAATTGATTAGTTCAATTTCTCGTGCTGCCTACCAAGAGTTTAGCCAAAATTCTGTCACACCCAACACTACTACAAACACTGTACCCGCAAATGGTTATCAGCCCCAGGTTGTGAATCCGGCTCTACCCAACAGTACAACAGGCACTGCGCCCATGAGCATTTATCAGCCTCCTATTGTCACTCCTGTACCCAACGGCATGGGAAGTACTGTACCGACAAACGGTTATCAATCGCCAGGAATGAATCCTCAGTATTATCCCCCAAGATAA
- the pirA gene encoding arginine synthesis PII-interacting regulator PirA: MNQNRLQSISKSREAHRANIQRSLEHRLEIARAKGDEQLIRQLEAEMRYSS, encoded by the coding sequence ATGAATCAAAATAGACTACAAAGCATAAGCAAATCACGAGAAGCTCACAGAGCCAATATTCAAAGAAGCCTAGAGCATCGCTTGGAAATAGCCAGAGCAAAAGGCGACGAACAGCTAATTCGTCAACTGGAAGCTGAAATGAGGTATTCCAGCTAA
- a CDS encoding RNA methyltransferase — MGLAGLRIVLVEPAGPINIGAIARVMKNFGLYHLVLVNPQCDPLSTEALMMAVHAQEIIESAVLVETLPEALHGCVRAIATTGRVRSLETPLENPRTALPWLLEEPEKPAALIFGREDRGLSNEELNYAQRFVGIPTSQDYVALNLATAVAICCYELSQCAQQPNTQTITQTEIAPIEVVEGYYQQLESLLLKIGYVYPHTAASRMGKFRQLYNRAHLKTGEVAMLRGILQQVEWALKNQRDGENL; from the coding sequence ATGGGCTTGGCTGGATTAAGAATTGTGTTAGTAGAACCAGCTGGGCCGATAAATATCGGCGCGATCGCCAGGGTAATGAAAAATTTCGGGCTATATCATTTAGTATTAGTGAACCCCCAATGCGATCCGCTATCGACGGAAGCTTTGATGATGGCTGTTCATGCTCAAGAAATTATAGAATCTGCGGTATTGGTGGAAACCTTACCAGAAGCGTTGCATGGATGTGTACGGGCGATCGCTACCACTGGTCGTGTTCGCAGTTTAGAAACACCTTTAGAAAATCCTCGTACTGCACTACCCTGGTTACTAGAGGAACCAGAAAAACCCGCAGCCCTGATTTTTGGCAGGGAAGACCGGGGATTAAGCAATGAAGAATTAAATTATGCACAGAGGTTTGTTGGTATTCCCACAAGTCAAGATTATGTAGCCCTGAATTTGGCCACCGCCGTAGCAATCTGCTGTTATGAATTGTCACAATGCGCCCAGCAACCTAATACTCAGACCATAACCCAAACTGAAATCGCCCCAATAGAAGTTGTGGAAGGATACTACCAGCAATTAGAATCACTATTACTGAAAATTGGTTATGTTTATCCCCATACGGCAGCTAGTCGCATGGGAAAATTTCGCCAACTATATAATCGCGCTCACCTGAAAACTGGGGAAGTAGCCATGCTGCGAGGGATTTTGCAGCAGGTAGAATGGGCCCTGAAAAACCAGAGGGATGGTGAAAACTTGTAA
- the dprA gene encoding DNA-processing protein DprA encodes MVEESAYWLAWAQISGIGPVLLRRLQQHFGTLATAWNATKVQLGEVEGLGFQTLEKVVQQRSRLHPEQLFTKHQQENSHFWTPADADYPRLLLETPSPPPILYYRGEVELQENLGQKPMVGIVGTRQPSEYGIRWTRQISTALAKNGFTVVSGMAEGIDTESHIAAMKAGGRTIAVLGTGVDVIYPHKNRDLYKQILTAGLVVSEYPTKTPPDRTHFPRRNRIIAGLSRAILVMEAPLKSGALITATYANEFGRDVYALPGRVDDHPSQGCLKLLSQGASFILKELDELLTMLGAIPQIDGVEASTAPEQLMPTLSPELQMVMDALTSEALPFDFIVQQTGMAAGSVSSALLQLELMGLVSQLPGMRYHKS; translated from the coding sequence GTGGTAGAAGAAAGCGCATATTGGTTAGCTTGGGCGCAAATTTCGGGAATTGGGCCGGTATTACTGCGACGGCTACAACAGCATTTTGGCACGCTGGCAACAGCTTGGAACGCTACTAAGGTGCAGTTGGGAGAGGTGGAAGGTTTGGGTTTCCAAACACTAGAAAAAGTAGTACAACAGCGATCGCGTTTGCATCCAGAACAACTATTCACTAAGCACCAACAGGAAAACTCCCATTTCTGGACACCAGCAGATGCAGATTATCCTCGTTTACTGTTGGAAACTCCCAGTCCACCGCCGATTTTGTACTATCGCGGTGAAGTCGAACTCCAAGAAAATCTCGGACAAAAACCGATGGTTGGGATTGTCGGCACACGCCAACCCTCAGAATATGGTATCCGTTGGACTCGCCAAATTAGTACAGCTTTGGCTAAAAATGGCTTTACAGTTGTTTCTGGGATGGCAGAGGGAATTGACACAGAAAGCCACATCGCCGCCATGAAAGCAGGTGGACGCACGATCGCAGTTTTGGGGACTGGTGTTGATGTCATTTATCCGCATAAAAATCGGGATTTGTACAAGCAAATTTTGACGGCTGGGTTAGTAGTGAGTGAGTACCCTACAAAAACCCCACCCGATCGCACGCACTTTCCGCGTCGCAACCGGATTATTGCAGGTTTAAGCCGCGCCATCCTGGTAATGGAAGCGCCTTTAAAATCTGGTGCTTTAATTACTGCTACCTACGCAAATGAATTTGGTAGAGATGTCTATGCACTGCCAGGGAGAGTGGACGATCATCCATCCCAAGGGTGCTTAAAGTTACTGAGTCAAGGAGCTTCTTTCATCCTCAAGGAACTAGACGAACTGTTAACAATGTTAGGAGCAATACCACAAATTGATGGAGTCGAGGCTTCTACAGCACCAGAACAGTTAATGCCAACTTTATCACCAGAATTGCAAATGGTGATGGATGCACTAACAAGTGAAGCTTTACCCTTCGATTTTATTGTCCAACAAACTGGCATGGCTGCTGGTTCAGTTTCCAGTGCGTTGTTACAGTTGGAACTTATGGGTTTAGTTTCGCAACTGCCCGGAATGCGGTATCACAAAAGTTAA